One part of the Suncus etruscus isolate mSunEtr1 chromosome 2, mSunEtr1.pri.cur, whole genome shotgun sequence genome encodes these proteins:
- the ESM1 gene encoding endothelial cell-specific molecule 1 isoform X2, producing the protein MKCLLLLTTLLLLAHLATAWSTKYAVDCPEHCDTMHCSSVRCKRTVLDDCGCCRVCAANRGETCYRTVSGMDGVKCGPGLKCQFYHEEDAFGDEFGICKEHDMASGDGHVVREELVKENTSRSPVMKWLNPR; encoded by the exons ATGAAGTGCCTCTTGCTGCTGACCACACTCTTGCTCCTTGCACACCTGGCCACGGCCTGGAGCACCAAGTACGCGGTGGACTGCCCCGAGCACTGTGACACCATGCACTGCAGCTCGGTGCGCTGCAAGAGGACTGTGCTAGACGACTGCGGCTGCTGTCGTGTGTGCGCCGCGAACCGGGGAGAAACCTGCTACCGTACCGTGTCCGGCATGGATGGAGTCAAGTGTGGCCCCGGGCTGAAGTGTCAGTTCTACCATGAGGAGGATGCTTTTGGGGATGAGTTTGGTATCTGCAAAG AACATGATATGGCATCTGGAGATGGCCATGTTGTGAGAGAAGAACTTGTGAAAGAGAATACTTCCAGGTCTCCTGTGATGAAATGGTTAAATCCACGTTGA
- the ESM1 gene encoding endothelial cell-specific molecule 1 isoform X1, producing MKCLLLLTTLLLLAHLATAWSTKYAVDCPEHCDTMHCSSVRCKRTVLDDCGCCRVCAANRGETCYRTVSGMDGVKCGPGLKCQFYHEEDAFGDEFGICKDCPYGTFGMECRETCNCHSGICDRVTGRCLQFPFFQTPSVKSFKRRFVSHPEHDMASGDGHVVREELVKENTSRSPVMKWLNPR from the exons ATGAAGTGCCTCTTGCTGCTGACCACACTCTTGCTCCTTGCACACCTGGCCACGGCCTGGAGCACCAAGTACGCGGTGGACTGCCCCGAGCACTGTGACACCATGCACTGCAGCTCGGTGCGCTGCAAGAGGACTGTGCTAGACGACTGCGGCTGCTGTCGTGTGTGCGCCGCGAACCGGGGAGAAACCTGCTACCGTACCGTGTCCGGCATGGATGGAGTCAAGTGTGGCCCCGGGCTGAAGTGTCAGTTCTACCATGAGGAGGATGCTTTTGGGGATGAGTTTGGTATCTGCAAAG ACTGCCCCTATGGCACTTTTGGGATGGAATGCAGAGAAACATGCAACTGTCACTCAGGCATCTGTGACAGGGTCACTGGTAGATGCTTACAGTTTCCCTTCTTCCAGACTCCATCGGTCAAGTCTTTCAAAAGGAGATTTGTTTCTCACCCAG AACATGATATGGCATCTGGAGATGGCCATGTTGTGAGAGAAGAACTTGTGAAAGAGAATACTTCCAGGTCTCCTGTGATGAAATGGTTAAATCCACGTTGA